TACGGTTTTCCTTTATCCATAAATGCTGAAGCTTCTTCATTCAATTGACTCAAGTGGAAAGTTGGTATGTTGGTGGTTGGTATATAGCATTTGTCGTTGGGATCTTGGAACTTACTCAAactgtatatttttttaaaaatgatcgGGGCCGATGGGAAGTCGTTATGAAAGTCATTGGCGGGAGAAGGTGGAGAGTTTAAGGAGTTTACCTGAACACGAAACTCGGATAACTGGTTCATGGCTAAATGTATCCATGAGTTGCTATATGTGACTTTTCGTCTTATGTTTCCATCCGTGTTTGTTTTGATTGATCAGATGGCGATGGCCGCATTACTGGAAATGACGCGATAAAGTTCTTTGGCATGTCGAATTTGCCTCGGCAAGATCTCAAGCaggttttaatttgtttgtttataaacCTCCACTGACTTGGTCTTCGTTGGCTTTCTAATgattcaatttattaattaatatatacgcGGAATCTTCGATTCAGTATATTCTAAATCTTTCCAATGAAGATTATATTCctatttgctttttttttttttgtgattggACCTTCCTTATGTTTTGTTTATGACATGAATTTCCCTCTTGTTGATGACCTGAATTTCCCTGTTGTATCATATCTTTTAAGGTATGGGCAATTGCAGATTCTAAGAGACAAGGATTTCTTGGCTTTGGGGAGTTCATCACGGCAATGCAGGTAGTTTATGTGGAAGTCGAGCTTAAGTGAGGAGTTTACATGATTGTTTCCCAAACCTCACTCTGCTTTTATTTGCAGTTGATGTCTCTTGCACAAGCTGGACATGCAATAACTTCAGATCTTTTGAGCAGTGGAAGTGAGAAGCTTTCCTGCATGCTTATTTAGCGTTTATCATTGGATGGGTTGAGATTCATGTTTTGTTGTTTTTGGTAATTTATTGTCTTTCAACTATTCTTAACCTGAAGTTGTAATAATTGTTACATTGCagttgacttggaaaatgtgaaCCCTCCTGCAATGGATGGACTTGATGCTTTACTAGCAGTAAGTTGATTATATAACTCagatgattttattattattctatgttattttttccttCCATATACTCCtatctgattttttttccctttcttctcctGTAGAAAAAAAGGCGTTCACAAAAAACAAATGAGCCTGATACCAATGGTGaagtttttttccctttcaatgTTGTATCTATGACGTTTTAATTTCAGAGAATTAACTTGCAATTTTTGCAGGCAGTTCTCACCTCCAACAGTTACCTTCAGCTAGTTGGTTTTCATCAAAGTCATCTAAAAAGGTATTTCTTTTAGCCATTATGAAAGAAATGTCTTCCTACTGGTAGCTGTACTATGTTTATTACGTACTTAAAATATGGGATCTTCCCAGGTGCCTCTTTCATCTGTGACATCAATTATTGATGGCCTGAAGAGACTGTACATCCAGAAGCTGAAGCCGCTAGAAGTTACTTATCGCTTCAATGATTTTGTTTCCCCGTTGTTGGTGAGTGGTCAACTTACTTTAGGCGCTATAAAGAATTTCATTCTTGTCTGATGAGTGCTAGCTATGTCAGTCCATGTTGTGAATGCAATGTTTGATGAACTTATTATTGCTGTTCAAACATTTTTCCTGTAGACAAATAGTGACTTTGATGCAAAGCCAATGGTAATGCTTTTGGGTCAGTACTCCACTGGAAAAACAACTTTTATCAAGCATTTGCTGAAGAGTAGTTATCCAGGCAAGATATCCTCTGTACTCTGTCTCTGCTTTCTCCTGCTATCCCATCTCCAAAATAATTATCAACTTTTTTTGCTTATTTTCTATTGTCAATTTTACAGGCGCTCATATTGGACCTGAACCTACAACAGATAGATTCGTAGTCGTAATGGTAATGTGAAACTTTCTGTCCATGTAGTTTCTCCCACCTTCACTAGCATGTTTCTTTAGGAATGTATTTTATCTCTTTTATATGATATTCAGGATCACTTGGAGAAGTCCTTAACCTTGCAACTTTGTTGTTTGAATATAATGTGCTTTGTCCATTTTCTATATTTCTCTCTATTGATTTCACTTGATTTTTGGGGCCCTTTGTTTATGTATTGGGGTCATGTACCAAAATACTTGTGTACATCATCTGCTCTATTTCTGTTAACTAATATATGATTCCATGCAGTCAGGCACTGATGAAAGAAGTATCCCTGGAAATACTGTTGCTGTCCAAGCAGACATGCCCTTCAGCGGTCTCACAACATTTGGAACTGCATTTTTGTCAAAATTTCAATGCTCTCAGATGCCTCATCCTGTAAGTCCTTGTCCAGTTTCTcgtcttatttttttttaaaagtaatttcTTATTCTTCAATCCTAAAATTTACTCTTTTCTATGCCCAAACCTGAAGCTGCTGGAGCACATTACCTTTGTGGATACTCCTGGAGTCTTATCAGGAGAAAAGCAACGGACACAGCGAGCTTATGATTTTACTGGTGTAACATCATGGTTTGCTGCAAAGTGTGACTTGATCTTACTACTATTTGATCCTCACAAACTTGATGTTAGTGATGAGTTCAAGCGTGTAATTTCTTCATTACGGGGTCATGATGACAAGATTCGCGTTGTCCTGAACAAGGCTGACCAAGTAGATACCCAGCAAGTAAGAGTTCCGATAGACAATCCTGTACTGTTCAGCACAATTTAGTTCAAGCTTGATCTTCCCTCTGTTCTTGTTTCAGCTTATGAGGGTTTATGGAGCTTTAATGTGGTCACTCGGTAAAGTCTTAAATACTCCAGAGGTTATGCGCGTCTATATCGGGTAGGCTCCTTTATACATCgtattatatattctattgtGCTTCAGTTGCTTCAGCCCAGTGCCTGTTTTTATCTAACAGCGTTTGATCCATTTTGCAATAATTGCATTTGAGTTTGTAAATACCGCCATATTCTAAATTTTATGCCTGAGCAGCTGAGCTAATTCTATTGTCTGTCAGAAATCCATACTATGAATATATTACCTCATTTCTGTGTAGATAGCATATAAGATTTATGTAGGGTGGAGAGTTATAGAAACATTCCCTGATTTTCGCTGCACTTATCTGATGCCTTGGCAGTTCGTTCAATGACAAGCCCGTGAATGAGGCAGCTACTGGTCCTCTTGGAAGGGAACTTTTCGAGAAAGAACaggatgatcttcttgctgaTCTAAAAGATATTCCGAAGAAGGCATGCGATCGTAGAGTAAGCTCCTTGCCCTGATGTTGCACTGTCTTAACAGAAATGAGATGTTGGCTGAGACAATTAGTTATCGTAATATACTTGTCCCTTGCAGATAAATGAATTTGTGAAGCGGGCCAGAGCTGCTAAGATTCATGCCTACATTATCAGCCATCTGAAGAAGGAGATGCCTGCTATGATAGGCAAAGCTAAGACTCAACAGAGATTGATCGATAATTTGGAAGATGAGTTCGGCAAggtctctctgtctctgtctctctcgctttgagttatatatttatgtttgtGAATGGAGATTTTGATTGCTTATGCCTTCGTTTACTGGATACAGGTTCAGAGAGAGTTCCATCTGCCACCAGGGGACTTCCCGAACGTGGAGCATTTCAGGGAGATCTTGAATGGGTACAGCATAGACAAGTTCGAGAAGCTCAAGCCCAAAATGATCCAGGCGGTTGACGACATGTTGGGTTATGACATTCCTGATCTCTTGAAGCATTTCAGGAATCCCTATGAGTGAACTGATTGACGAATATCTTGTAATTAAAAGCAATGTCTATGGTTCAGATTATACGAGCCGAGGAATTACTGAGAATGTTCAGCCCAATGTTGTATCGCCGAGTTAATTATGTAGCCTTGAAGATTGATTGTTGGTACATATATCCTCATTAGCTTGAgttgataaataaatttgttttCTGTAGTCTGAATGAGGACGTACGACAGTCCATAACATATTCCGCCGAGGTGTGGAGAGAGGCCTCAGAAGTTTGGTCATTGAAAGATAAGTCATTTGTTTAGTTAAAATAGATGAAATGCTTAACTCTCTAAGTGAATCTGAAACCTCGATTACTCGCTTTCTATCAGAATCATTGTCGTAAAGTTTGATACAACAGTTCGTGATGATTTAAGCACTAAAGAAAGAAGAATTAACAGATGGTCAGTACCCGGTTTTGTAGCTTATCTGATTTGGAGCAGGGAGAAACGATCTGTGTTCATTATATCATGCCTCATGATGGAAAGTGATCATCCATCAGAGCTTGGTCGCTCTGCAGATGATTGATCCCTTCAGAAAATTGACTGCTGCCTGAAATGCGGAGCTTTCCGATTAACACGACGTGTTTCATCTTATTGCAACCCTGCAGAACTTGTACAAGAAGAGCTCCATGGATACGGCCATGTCACCTTCTATTCCTCATCACTTCTTAAAGCAGAACCAGTCGTGACACCCTGACTTCCCACCACCACCTCCAGGGCTCGCCCCGCTGTTCCCTTCTCGTCCGCTGCCTCTATTAGTGCTGGCACTTCCGACTAATGCTTTGCAATCCTTGGAGCCGTTGCCTGCGCCATCTCTGACATCAAAAGTCAACCATTTAAAGAGCTCGTTTCGAAGTTCATCATTAGCAATCAGCATCGCACAACGGCCATATGGCCAGGGCAGGCAGGGGAGGAGAAGCCCGCCACCATTTTCCAGTCGAGATTCTTCTTGGCCATGTGCTTTCTCCACACCTTGTTCCAGTTCCCAGCCCTGGACCAGCTGCTCTGTCTCAGGGTCTTGCTGGATACTTTGTCTTTCCAATTCCATCTTCTCTGATTCAAATGAGCCATCCTTGTTGTCTATGTTGCATGCTTCCGGGTTGCTGTCTGGTCCAGCCATTTTCCAACCTTGTTAACCAAAGGCAAGAAGAATAGGCTGTGTTGTCACATTCATTCCCAACGTTGGCCCATATTTATAGTACAGCAGACGCAGCAAATAGGTAAAATATACTTCCCAGCTGTTCACAGCAAGTGCCTTGGGCGGCCTCACACGAGAGCAAAAAGTTATTCAATGTCTCATATTTCACGTCACCAGTCAAGCCATTGTCTATCATTATCTATCGCATAACCATGTCGCATTGTTTCTTCAGATAATAATAGCTTTTAGATTCACATTACACAAATTTAAAGTAACTAAAATGATTGGTTAGCAAGGGAGACAGTTCTCTGAATAtctccttcctttccttttctcgTGCGTTACATTTATCCCAGTTTTGTCGAACTATTCTGCCTCGTTAACTCCTCGTATGAatacttatatatagatatatatgtaataaaaaaaacttatcgaaaaaaaaaactcctcaTATGAAAAGGGCAGTGATTCAGTGATCTTTATCTGTCCACTggataattattcttttatctAAGTAAAACTAAGCCTCTGCATTGGAAGTGTCGCATTGGCTTTTGTCCTCGACTCTTTGGACTCAAACATAACGTTAACAAGCGAATGTTTCTCCTCGTAAGACACCGAACTATTAAAATACTACATGACAATCATGTGAGCTAACAATTAGACCAAAAGCTTACTCCTCTTCCTTAATGGGCTTGTTTGAGTCCCAATGACATTGATTATTGAATTGTTTGGCTGATAAGTCTGATTTGTAGAGGCAATGTATAGCCTTGATATCTGCTTTAGGTGGAATAACCATATGAGTTTCTTAGAACCTCTTAGACGGCAAGCTGGACCGAGTTATACAATCGATCGCTGATGCTCCCGCTGGTAGAACCAACTTACATGTTCAGGCAGGATGAGTTGTTAATCATTTGAACTAGTAGGAAAAACATCGATAGCGGAAAAGGAGATCCTTTCTGAGCACAatcaaatgaataaataagcATTTTTAGTTTGATCTTTTATGGGATCTTCCCTTCAACCACCAAAGCCAACAAGAGGAGCTCCGTCCACCTGCTGCACCCTGTGGGTGTTGCTTCTCTGCCGTGATGCCGTCTTCTGGCTTTTGTCCTCCTTTGCTACCCTCTCCGACCCCTATCCCTGCTACAGCACCTTCCCAGACATCAAAAGTTCTCATTTTGAACCACTCGTTTCTACGTGAAACAGGTACGATGCTGGACCTGATGGCCGCCGATGTGAGACCAGGCATTTTTGCCACACATGCatctcacacacacatatatcgTATTTATATACGTTGGAACAATATCACAAACACAAATATAAGGGTTGATATCTGTCGCAGGAAGGATGGCACctagagaaagagagagagagagagagagagagagagagagagtgcagtGGCGAGCTCAGCTGCTCAGGTGCAACTCAGGAGAGGGGCgaacaaaaacaaaacatCATAGCTACTCCAAAATGTGCAGAACATTagtcaccaaaaaaaatttcagaacATCACTtgtcgaaaaaaaaaaacgcacAACATCTTTGAGGAATTGGCTTCTGTAGATTGGTGTCACTCTATTAATTACTAACTAGCCCCTACGTGCCGGCGGTTTCATGTAGTCATTTTTCGATAATATTTTGTACTGTCGTTATAGACAGCACATTAGAACCGTAGTGTATCATATGATGCAAGAAGCATTTAGCACTTGCGCACCGTGAAAACATAAATTAAAGTATTGTACTTTTCGTATGAGTGCTTGATTGCTCCGAAATATAAaatgtttaattaataatagttCATTTTATGCTtacaatttctttctttctttctttctctcttttttttcaaaaaagagTTTGAGAATGATTTGGCTATGCTGGAGAATCATTTTTGACTTCAGGACCAGCTGAGAACCCTCCGGCTAAACCTTTTCGTTTTATAATTAAGTATAGAAGTTTTGAATAGAATTATTGTAAATCAACCAGGAAAAATTCTGTTTAGCTCTTCTTGGATTAGTGTGAGGAATTCATGAATGAATTTTTGGTGATTAATATTATTGAGATGTTTTATATGATGAATAATTGCTCGAGGGTGGAGCATATGGATTTGCTAAGAGGTtattatttgatgaaaaattcTGTTCAAATTTTCGCGTCGTAACAGCGTGGCAAAATTTTGTTCAAATGGACCTCGTCCATTTATTTCTTGTTCGTTTTCTATTGTCTTCCGCCCTCAGCAGAATCTGTCaattacaaatttttaaatgTGATTTCGGCGAAAACAACTTGCATTGCAAGATGTGACAGGGACAATGAGACAGATTTTCACTCTCGTACCGATCGCCAGTCATTCCAGAACTACTATGCATGTTTCCAGCAACTCAGAGGACCATACCCCCCCGAATTCGAAGCATGAGGTACTGCACAGATATTGTTGTATAGGGTCTTCACATCTTAAGTGGAGTTAATTAAGTCTTACCGTGATATAAACAGATCTCTCAAAACAGCAACACTATCACAGTATGAATGGATATCTATCCTCTGATTATATACCATAACTATATGCAATCACGATGGAGAAAGGGATGGAACCCTCTCGAGAGACCATTACTTCAAGATAGGAACAGATTGCTCGGTTACGAATAGAATGCCACTGTATATATAGCCACAGACTATATACTAAAGATATGAAGGTCAGCCCTGGATATTATCTAATCAGTCGTCGAGCTGGTAAAAGGACGAGAAAACTTCAACACGATTGCTACACACAGTATCTATTCTACGGTGCTGCGTGATGAGCGGAACATGATTAATCTGCTTAGAAGAATTTGTAGAAGAAGAGCTCCTCCGGCTTTGGGGACGAGCAATTCACTTGctcatcttctcttttctgCTCCAAGTCCTCCATATGCGTGTCC
This portion of the Punica granatum isolate Tunisia-2019 unplaced genomic scaffold, ASM765513v2 Contig00336, whole genome shotgun sequence genome encodes:
- the LOC116190160 gene encoding EH domain-containing protein 1, which gives rise to MEIAPGPSGSCSKEHQQIYQEWFNLADLDGDGRITGNDAIKFFGMSNLPRQDLKQVWAIADSKRQGFLGFGEFITAMQLMSLAQAGHAITSDLLSSGIDLENVNPPAMDGLDALLAKKRRSQKTNEPDTNGSSHLQQLPSASWFSSKSSKKVPLSSVTSIIDGLKRLYIQKLKPLEVTYRFNDFVSPLLTNSDFDAKPMVMLLGQYSTGKTTFIKHLLKSSYPGAHIGPEPTTDRFVVVMSGTDERSIPGNTVAVQADMPFSGLTTFGTAFLSKFQCSQMPHPLLEHITFVDTPGVLSGEKQRTQRAYDFTGVTSWFAAKCDLILLLFDPHKLDVSDEFKRVISSLRGHDDKIRVVLNKADQVDTQQLMRVYGALMWSLGKVLNTPEVMRVYIGSFNDKPVNEAATGPLGRELFEKEQDDLLADLKDIPKKACDRRINEFVKRARAAKIHAYIISHLKKEMPAMIGKAKTQQRLIDNLEDEFGKVQREFHLPPGDFPNVEHFREILNGYSIDKFEKLKPKMIQAVDDMLGYDIPDLLKHFRNPYE